From a region of the Chitinophaga caseinilytica genome:
- a CDS encoding M48 family metallopeptidase yields MKKIALLLVAGTGLIYACSRVPITGRSQLNLIPEATMQSMALQEYQSFLSQNKAVSPGNSKDAAMVQRVGGRIAQAVTTYMTQHGMGNEVASYKWEFNLVNDKQVNAWCMPGGKVVVYTGLLPVTQNETALACVMGHEIAHAIARHGNERMSQGLVAQGIQIAGAVALNKNPQAQNIFMQAVGVGGPLGLMAYGRQNELEADHLGVIFMAMAGYNPQESISFWGRMAQASGGQKPPELLSTHPSDDKRIAQLQKLMPEAMKYYNPSSK; encoded by the coding sequence ATGAAAAAAATTGCGTTGTTATTGGTTGCAGGAACCGGTCTTATTTACGCCTGTTCGAGAGTGCCCATCACCGGCCGCAGCCAGTTAAACCTCATTCCGGAAGCTACCATGCAATCCATGGCGCTACAGGAATACCAGTCTTTCCTTTCCCAGAACAAAGCCGTTTCGCCGGGCAACAGCAAGGATGCTGCCATGGTACAACGGGTTGGGGGGCGCATCGCCCAGGCAGTAACCACCTACATGACCCAGCATGGCATGGGCAATGAAGTGGCCAGCTATAAATGGGAATTCAACCTCGTCAACGACAAACAGGTAAACGCCTGGTGTATGCCCGGCGGCAAAGTGGTGGTTTACACCGGCCTGCTTCCCGTGACCCAGAACGAAACGGCGCTCGCCTGCGTTATGGGCCACGAAATCGCCCACGCCATCGCACGGCATGGTAACGAGCGGATGAGCCAGGGCCTCGTGGCACAGGGCATCCAGATCGCCGGCGCCGTAGCCCTCAACAAGAACCCCCAGGCCCAGAATATCTTCATGCAGGCCGTGGGCGTTGGCGGCCCGCTCGGCCTCATGGCCTACGGCCGTCAAAATGAGCTGGAAGCAGACCATCTCGGCGTGATCTTCATGGCCATGGCAGGTTATAACCCGCAGGAATCCATCTCTTTCTGGGGCCGTATGGCGCAGGCCAGCGGTGGACAGAAACCCCCGGAACTGCTGAGCACCCACCCGAGCGACGATAAACGCATCGCGCAGCTGCAAAAGCTCATGCCCGAAGCCATGAAGTACTACAATCCTTCTTCGAAATAA
- a CDS encoding S1 RNA-binding domain-containing protein, which translates to MMRGPGRREVGHGNLAMRSLRIMMPGSDYAYTVRVVSDILESNGSSSMATVCAGSLALMDAGVPLPKHVSGIAMGLISRASDGKWAVLSDILGDEDHLGDMDFKVTGTRDGICGVQMDIKVDGLSMDVMRAALAQARKGRLHILDAMYSTIENARPEPKPHAPRMEKMTIDREFIGAVIGPGGKVIQEIQRETGTNINIEEVGQHGEVSIFATQKENLDKAVRWIKGIVAQPEVGEEYESVVKSVMPYGAFVEFLPGKQGLLHISEVSWKRLENMDGVLSEGDKVKVKLVGTDPKTGKFKLSRRILMPKPEGYVERPEREERGDRGDRGDRRDRGGDRGDRRGGGDRDRGGDRRDRGDRGDRGDRGDRGPRPSQQTEQNDGPELGPVFDEQ; encoded by the coding sequence ATGATGCGCGGCCCCGGCCGTCGCGAAGTGGGCCACGGTAACCTGGCCATGCGCTCCCTGCGCATCATGATGCCCGGTAGCGATTACGCCTACACCGTGCGCGTAGTGTCCGATATCCTCGAATCCAACGGTTCTTCTTCCATGGCTACCGTTTGCGCAGGCTCCCTCGCCCTCATGGACGCTGGCGTGCCCCTGCCCAAACACGTATCCGGCATCGCAATGGGCCTCATCTCCCGCGCTTCCGACGGCAAATGGGCCGTTTTGAGCGACATCCTCGGCGATGAAGACCACCTCGGCGATATGGACTTCAAAGTAACCGGTACCCGCGATGGCATCTGCGGCGTGCAGATGGATATCAAGGTAGACGGCCTCAGCATGGACGTAATGCGCGCAGCGCTCGCCCAGGCACGTAAAGGCCGCCTGCACATCCTCGACGCGATGTACAGCACCATCGAAAACGCCCGTCCTGAACCGAAACCGCACGCTCCGCGCATGGAGAAAATGACCATCGACCGTGAATTCATCGGCGCGGTGATCGGACCCGGCGGTAAAGTTATTCAGGAAATCCAACGTGAAACCGGCACCAACATCAACATCGAAGAAGTTGGCCAGCATGGTGAAGTTTCCATCTTCGCAACCCAGAAAGAAAACCTCGACAAGGCCGTTCGCTGGATCAAAGGCATCGTTGCCCAGCCCGAAGTTGGTGAGGAATACGAATCCGTGGTGAAAAGCGTAATGCCTTACGGCGCATTCGTTGAATTCCTCCCCGGCAAACAAGGCCTGCTCCATATCTCCGAAGTTTCCTGGAAACGCCTCGAGAACATGGACGGCGTGCTGAGCGAAGGCGATAAAGTGAAAGTGAAACTGGTAGGCACCGATCCCAAAACCGGTAAATTCAAACTGAGCCGCAGGATACTCATGCCGAAACCCGAAGGTTACGTGGAACGCCCCGAACGTGAAGAACGTGGCGACCGCGGAGACCGTGGCGATCGTCGTGACCGTGGTGGTGATCGTGGAGACCGCCGTGGCGGTGGCGATCGTGATCGCGGAGGCGACCGTCGTGATCGTGGTGACCGCGGAGACCGTGGAGACCGTGGCGATCGCGGGCCCCGTCCTTCCCAGCAAACCGAACAGAACGACGGTCCTGAACTGGGCCCCGTGTTCGACGAGCAATAA
- a CDS encoding transglutaminase-like domain-containing protein, with the protein MHETREINALFHLLDDPDQEVFDTVANKILMFGKEIIPNLEHLWETTIDEHIQERIEMLIHRVHYQDLQEDFRVWHSGGSQELIKGALLTAKYQYPDLTEQSVHTEIDRIKRNIWLELNNYLTPLEQINVLNSMIYNYFGLKGEEVSYQRKNQFFINQVMESRKGNPLTNGIVYQALCAMLDLPVYAVKIPRQFILAYFDTFYDFTEPADPGDYRILFFIDPIQGQIYTQQDVDTYLKRVNVPVNPEFYKPQSNARIVQFLLEETAKCFRNDKEQYKHDELLNLARILD; encoded by the coding sequence TTGCACGAAACAAGGGAAATAAACGCGTTATTCCATCTGCTGGACGATCCTGACCAGGAAGTGTTCGACACCGTGGCCAACAAAATCCTCATGTTCGGGAAAGAAATCATCCCCAACCTCGAGCATTTGTGGGAAACGACGATCGACGAACATATCCAGGAACGCATCGAAATGCTGATCCATCGCGTCCATTACCAGGACTTGCAGGAGGATTTCCGGGTTTGGCATTCCGGTGGCTCGCAGGAGCTCATCAAGGGTGCATTGCTCACCGCTAAATACCAATACCCCGACCTCACGGAACAGTCTGTCCACACCGAAATCGACCGCATCAAACGCAATATCTGGCTCGAACTGAATAATTACCTCACCCCGCTGGAGCAGATCAATGTCCTCAACAGCATGATCTACAATTATTTCGGCCTCAAAGGGGAAGAAGTAAGCTACCAGCGCAAAAACCAGTTCTTCATCAACCAGGTGATGGAAAGCCGCAAAGGCAATCCCCTCACAAACGGGATTGTGTACCAGGCCCTCTGCGCCATGCTCGATTTGCCGGTATATGCCGTCAAGATTCCCCGGCAATTCATTCTCGCGTATTTCGATACGTTTTATGATTTCACGGAGCCGGCAGACCCGGGAGACTATCGCATCCTCTTCTTCATCGACCCCATCCAGGGGCAGATTTATACGCAGCAGGATGTGGATACCTATCTCAAGCGCGTAAACGTGCCCGTTAATCCCGAGTTCTACAAACCGCAGAGCAATGCCCGCATCGTCCAGTTCCTGCTGGAGGAAACGGCGAAATGCTTCCGCAACGACAAGGAACAGTATAAGCACGACGAGCTGCTGAACCTTGCCCGCATTCTCGACTGA
- the topA gene encoding type I DNA topoisomerase, translating into MAKNLVIVESPAKAKTIEKILGKDFEVKSSFGHIRDLEKDDMGIDIQNNFKPKYIIPEDKEKVVKELKKLVKDSEEVWLATDEDREGEAISWHLCEVLGLDPSSTKRIVFHEITKPAIEKAVRTPRLLDMNLVNAQQARRILDRIVGFELSPVLWRKMSMRNSLSAGRVQSVAVRLIVEREREINQFETTSSFKVEAWFMAKDIQGRTIAFKADGPSRFKTAEDAEKFLEQCVGAAYTVKDVTVKPGKKSPAAPFTTSTLQQEASRKLGYSVSKTMLLAQKLYESGQITYMRTDSVNLSDTAMEDISKAIHKNWGDRYYQSRKYKNKNENAQEAHEAIRPTYMENASVDDSDLKRLYELIWKRTIASQMADAELEKTIAKIDISTNHEELTASGEVLKFDGFLKVYMESRDDEDADEEDQEGVLPPLAVKQALELKEMKATERFTRPAPRYTEASLVKKLEELGIGRPSTYAPTITTIQKRGYVEKRDKEGVKRDFRILWLKNDKISKQTDQENTGAEKAKLFPTDLGMLVTDFLKQYFDRVMDYGFTARIEEEFDEIAGGKKKWNKMLSDFYAPFHNNVEETLEKAERVKGERHLGEDPASGKPVTARMGRFGPMVQIGKVDDEEKPRFAKLKQTQSIETITFEEAMDLFRLPRNLGLFEGTEVSVNIGRFGPYAQHDKKFYSLKKEMDPYTVELEEVAPLIVEKRQAKDERTIKVFEKEKIQVLRGPYGPYLKVGLRNYKLPKEKHETAADITVEEAKAIIEELKANPPKKKAPPRKKKAD; encoded by the coding sequence ATGGCTAAAAATCTCGTGATTGTAGAATCCCCGGCAAAGGCGAAAACGATTGAGAAAATATTAGGAAAGGATTTTGAAGTGAAATCTTCCTTCGGTCACATCCGTGACCTGGAGAAGGATGACATGGGAATCGACATTCAGAATAATTTCAAACCGAAATATATAATACCGGAAGACAAGGAAAAGGTTGTCAAGGAATTAAAAAAACTGGTGAAAGACTCCGAGGAGGTTTGGCTCGCAACGGATGAGGACCGCGAAGGGGAAGCCATTTCATGGCACCTTTGCGAAGTGCTCGGCCTCGATCCCTCCTCTACCAAACGCATTGTATTTCACGAGATTACGAAACCCGCCATCGAAAAAGCCGTTCGTACGCCCCGCCTGCTCGACATGAACCTGGTGAACGCCCAGCAGGCCCGCCGTATCCTCGACCGGATCGTGGGCTTCGAGCTGTCTCCCGTGCTCTGGCGCAAAATGAGCATGCGCAATTCCCTGTCTGCCGGCCGCGTACAATCCGTTGCCGTTAGGCTGATCGTAGAGCGCGAACGCGAGATCAACCAGTTCGAGACCACCAGCTCCTTCAAGGTAGAGGCCTGGTTCATGGCCAAAGACATCCAGGGCCGGACCATCGCCTTCAAGGCCGACGGCCCCTCCCGCTTCAAAACCGCGGAAGACGCCGAAAAGTTCCTCGAACAGTGCGTCGGCGCCGCCTATACGGTGAAAGACGTGACCGTGAAACCGGGGAAAAAATCCCCCGCCGCCCCGTTCACTACTTCCACCCTCCAGCAGGAAGCCTCCCGCAAGCTCGGGTACAGCGTGTCCAAAACGATGCTCCTCGCCCAGAAGCTCTACGAATCCGGGCAGATCACCTACATGAGAACGGACTCCGTTAACCTGTCAGACACCGCCATGGAAGATATCAGCAAAGCCATCCACAAAAACTGGGGCGACCGCTACTATCAATCCCGCAAATACAAAAACAAGAACGAAAACGCCCAGGAAGCGCACGAAGCCATCCGTCCCACTTACATGGAAAACGCTTCGGTAGACGATTCCGACCTCAAACGCCTCTACGAACTGATCTGGAAACGCACCATCGCCAGCCAGATGGCCGACGCGGAACTGGAGAAAACCATCGCCAAGATCGATATCTCCACCAACCACGAAGAGCTTACCGCCAGCGGCGAAGTGCTGAAATTCGACGGCTTCCTGAAAGTATATATGGAGAGCCGCGACGATGAAGATGCCGACGAAGAGGACCAGGAAGGCGTATTGCCGCCCCTGGCCGTGAAACAGGCGCTGGAACTGAAGGAAATGAAAGCCACCGAACGATTCACCCGCCCCGCTCCCCGGTACACGGAAGCCTCGCTGGTAAAGAAACTCGAAGAGCTCGGCATCGGCCGCCCATCCACCTACGCCCCCACCATCACCACCATCCAGAAACGCGGATATGTGGAGAAGCGCGACAAGGAAGGCGTGAAAAGGGATTTCCGCATCCTGTGGCTGAAAAACGACAAAATCAGCAAACAAACCGACCAGGAAAATACCGGCGCCGAAAAAGCAAAACTCTTCCCGACCGACCTCGGGATGCTGGTGACCGACTTCCTGAAACAATATTTCGACCGGGTAATGGATTATGGGTTCACCGCCCGCATCGAAGAAGAATTCGACGAAATCGCCGGCGGCAAGAAGAAATGGAACAAAATGCTGTCCGACTTCTACGCCCCGTTCCATAATAATGTGGAAGAAACGCTGGAAAAAGCGGAAAGAGTGAAGGGAGAACGCCACCTCGGCGAAGACCCCGCCTCCGGCAAGCCCGTTACCGCCCGCATGGGCCGCTTCGGCCCCATGGTGCAGATCGGGAAGGTAGACGACGAGGAAAAGCCCCGTTTCGCCAAACTGAAACAGACCCAGAGCATCGAGACCATCACGTTCGAGGAAGCCATGGACCTGTTCCGCCTCCCCCGCAACCTCGGCCTGTTCGAAGGCACGGAAGTGTCCGTGAACATCGGCAGGTTCGGGCCCTACGCACAACACGATAAGAAATTCTATTCCCTCAAAAAGGAAATGGACCCTTACACCGTGGAACTGGAAGAAGTAGCGCCGCTCATCGTCGAGAAACGCCAGGCCAAAGACGAACGTACCATCAAGGTGTTCGAAAAGGAAAAGATCCAGGTGCTGAGAGGCCCCTACGGTCCGTACCTGAAAGTAGGCCTGCGCAACTATAAACTGCCGAAAGAAAAACATGAGACCGCCGCCGATATCACCGTGGAAGAAGCCAAAGCCATCATCGAAGAGCTGAAAGCCAACCCACCCAAGAAAAAGGCACCGCCCCGCAAAAAGAAAGCGGACTAG
- the prmA gene encoding 50S ribosomal protein L11 methyltransferase codes for MSYIAITIAAPQELRDVLVAQLSDMGYEGFEERPDALVAFIPEGDFIENDLQGLVGSHGVDYTKERIEQANWNALWESSFEPVLVDDFCGIRAGFHAPLGDAVAHEIIITPKMSFGTGHHATTFSVVRLMRDVDFRGKQVFDFGSGTGILAILADKLGAAETKGIDIDDWAVENATENAEMNASGNVHFSRADSLSGEESGRFDVVLANINRNILLANMGEMKRILKKHGILILSGILQEDEPAIVKAALAEGLRPEKRAEREHWLALSFIAG; via the coding sequence ATGTCTTACATTGCCATAACGATTGCCGCGCCGCAGGAGCTGCGGGATGTGCTGGTCGCCCAATTGAGCGACATGGGTTACGAAGGTTTCGAGGAGCGCCCGGATGCGCTGGTCGCGTTTATTCCCGAGGGGGATTTCATCGAGAACGATTTGCAGGGGCTCGTGGGGTCTCACGGGGTGGATTATACGAAGGAAAGGATCGAGCAGGCGAACTGGAACGCTTTGTGGGAAAGTAGCTTCGAGCCGGTGCTCGTAGACGATTTTTGCGGGATCCGCGCGGGTTTCCACGCGCCTTTGGGCGATGCGGTGGCGCATGAGATCATCATCACGCCGAAGATGTCTTTCGGTACGGGGCACCACGCCACCACGTTTTCGGTAGTACGACTCATGCGGGATGTGGACTTCAGGGGGAAACAGGTGTTCGATTTCGGGTCGGGCACGGGCATCCTGGCGATTTTGGCGGATAAGCTGGGCGCTGCGGAAACGAAAGGTATCGATATAGACGATTGGGCGGTGGAAAACGCTACGGAAAATGCGGAGATGAATGCTTCGGGGAATGTGCATTTCAGCCGTGCCGATAGTCTTTCCGGCGAGGAAAGCGGCCGGTTCGACGTGGTTTTGGCCAATATCAACCGTAACATTTTGTTAGCCAATATGGGGGAGATGAAAAGAATCCTCAAAAAACACGGTATATTGATTTTGAGTGGTATATTGCAGGAAGACGAACCTGCAATTGTTAAGGCGGCCCTGGCAGAGGGGCTGCGTCCCGAAAAACGGGCAGAGAGGGAGCACTGGCTGGCGCTTTCATTCATCGCCGGTTAA
- the plsY gene encoding glycerol-3-phosphate 1-O-acyltransferase PlsY: protein MTELLLIICAYLIGSFATAVWVSKGVFGIDIREHGSGNAGATNTFRVLGPKAGTFVMLVDMLKGVLAVRLSYLMPHDSTEQLINLQVGLGLAAVVGHIFPIWAGFRGGKGIATLFGMVLAIQPLVALYCVGVFLMILFLTRYVSLSSILASIAFPVLILFVFREEETYYRIFAIAVAVMVVLTHQKNIVRLLSGNESKVPLFKNRKNRHGSDL from the coding sequence ATGACAGAATTATTGCTAATTATCTGCGCCTATCTGATTGGCTCTTTTGCTACCGCTGTGTGGGTGAGCAAGGGAGTTTTCGGTATCGATATCCGCGAGCATGGTTCCGGTAATGCCGGCGCTACCAACACGTTCCGCGTGCTGGGCCCCAAGGCCGGTACGTTCGTGATGTTGGTAGACATGCTGAAAGGCGTGCTGGCTGTCAGACTATCCTACCTTATGCCTCACGATTCAACCGAACAACTGATCAACCTGCAGGTGGGCCTTGGCCTGGCTGCCGTTGTTGGCCATATATTCCCCATATGGGCGGGTTTCCGCGGCGGTAAGGGTATTGCCACCCTCTTCGGGATGGTGCTCGCCATTCAGCCGCTCGTGGCCCTTTACTGCGTGGGCGTTTTCCTCATGATCCTTTTCCTCACCCGGTACGTATCGCTCAGTTCCATCCTGGCGAGCATCGCGTTCCCGGTGCTCATTCTCTTCGTATTCCGCGAAGAGGAAACGTATTACCGCATTTTCGCCATTGCCGTTGCTGTGATGGTCGTGCTCACGCACCAGAAGAACATCGTTCGCCTGCTCAGCGGTAACGAATCCAAAGTTCCTCTCTTCAAAAACAGGAAAAACAGGCACGGCAGCGACCTGTAA